A region of Salvelinus alpinus chromosome 6, SLU_Salpinus.1, whole genome shotgun sequence DNA encodes the following proteins:
- the LOC139579362 gene encoding CD209 antigen-like protein C isoform X2 yields the protein MVAVSFGMLCVLQVTLNISLRLVYNRCFKYSEERDQLQTSYNNLTKERDQLQTSYKTMTKERDQLQTSYNNMTKERDQLQTERDVLSGRLTNLKQTCPEGWQKFESSWYFLSTETKTWKESREDCLERGADLVIINSDKEQTFLINLKKRVWIGLTDSVNEGTWKWVDGTPLTTRYWFYPQPDNGGGKPVNGEEDCVEIRNDQSPLQAWNDVSCAENLHWICEKVV from the exons ATGGTTGCTGTGAGCTTTGGGATGCTGTGTGTTCTACAAGTCACTCTCAACATCTCCCTGAGACTAGTCT ATAACAGATGCTTCAAatattctgaagagagagaccagctacagaccagttacaacaacctgactaaagagagagaccagctacagaccagttacaaaaccatgactaaagagagagaccagctacagaccagttataacaacatgactaaagagagagaccagctacaaacTGAGAGAGATGTTCTTAGCGGGAGGCTTACCAATCTCA AACAAACATGTCCTGAAGGCTGGCAGAAATTTGAATCCAGTTGGTACTTCCTGTCTActgagactaaaacctggaaggagagcagagaggactgtctggagagaggagcagacctgGTGATCATAAACAGTGATAAggaacag ACATTTCTCATCAACCTCAAGAAGAGAGTCTGGATTggtctgactgactctgttaatGAGGGGACCTGGAAATGGGTGGACGGCACCCCACTGACCACAAG gtactggtttTACCCACAGCCTGATAATGGTGGTGGCAAACCAGTAAATGGTGAGGAGgactgtgttgagatacgtaATGATCAGAGTCCTCTTCAGGCATGGAATGACGTGTCATGTGCAGAGAATCTTCACTGGATTTGTGAGAAAGTGGTTTAA